In one window of Hyalangium ruber DNA:
- a CDS encoding MBL fold metallo-hydrolase, with product MLRLSSYSLPQLLHGSSKLVPQNMQEAPERLQYLEGLVEYLNLLLNKTRGSEGARPSIEQVLDVYDRIPFARSLVDLTHVRGKLVARERAHARDGLSLDVDRLAVAFPDGRLRTPQSTVTLSTGKATPVVARLLAALRSGASRQALTTVAGGDVANLEAMLDRLIARRVLEELGSAEERTAPQFQAGRGDRFTWLGHASALFQSGGKTVWIDPLLSPHMVWKQDEFGRVFSPSHAEARLFEPYGPGAPQLAPYELPLPDAVCITHQDVDHIDLGVLMTLPDDVPIVVPRRSPEHPWEVDLEGLIRKVLGPERQIRVLAHGETLELGGIRVTAFPFRGEMPPALPHTWNCYLLETERSALACLADSRLAREEEEFLSSRLGGTARPLTLLAGAPLERKTGPGWRDGLTSTELYNDARLYSWYAPLWSMFQPVQVTNVSYAQLERLARRANLQHFFPYARGSAPWFRLLPGDPLYIPINSMSITDLERLEQELARSCTRPRLLPAHYGQPIRIDG from the coding sequence GTGCTTCGCCTGTCTTCGTACTCACTGCCACAGCTCCTGCACGGCTCGAGCAAGCTGGTGCCCCAGAACATGCAGGAGGCGCCAGAGCGGCTCCAGTATCTCGAAGGGCTGGTCGAGTATCTCAACCTGCTGCTGAACAAGACGCGTGGCTCGGAGGGGGCTCGGCCCTCTATCGAGCAGGTGTTGGACGTCTACGACCGCATTCCCTTCGCGCGGAGCCTCGTGGACCTCACCCATGTGCGCGGCAAGCTCGTTGCCAGGGAAAGAGCCCACGCACGCGATGGCCTGTCACTCGATGTCGACCGGCTCGCCGTGGCGTTTCCGGATGGGCGCCTGCGCACGCCGCAGTCGACAGTCACGCTGTCCACGGGCAAGGCAACGCCGGTCGTGGCTCGCCTGCTCGCGGCGCTCCGATCGGGGGCCTCACGCCAGGCGCTCACGACGGTTGCTGGCGGCGACGTCGCCAACCTCGAAGCGATGCTCGATCGACTGATTGCCCGGCGCGTGCTCGAGGAGTTGGGCTCAGCCGAGGAGCGCACCGCTCCCCAGTTCCAGGCCGGACGCGGCGATCGCTTTACCTGGCTCGGTCACGCCTCGGCGCTCTTTCAGTCCGGGGGAAAGACCGTCTGGATCGATCCGCTCCTGTCTCCTCACATGGTGTGGAAGCAGGACGAGTTCGGGCGCGTCTTCTCACCGAGCCATGCCGAGGCACGTCTGTTCGAGCCCTACGGTCCCGGCGCGCCACAGCTCGCGCCCTACGAGCTGCCCCTGCCAGACGCGGTGTGCATCACACACCAGGACGTCGATCACATCGATCTTGGCGTCCTGATGACCCTTCCGGATGACGTCCCCATCGTCGTTCCCCGGCGCTCTCCCGAGCACCCCTGGGAGGTGGATCTGGAAGGGCTCATTCGCAAGGTGCTCGGCCCCGAGCGTCAAATCCGCGTGCTGGCGCATGGCGAGACGTTGGAGCTTGGAGGCATTCGCGTCACGGCGTTCCCGTTCCGCGGCGAGATGCCGCCCGCGCTCCCTCATACGTGGAACTGCTATCTCCTGGAGACGGAGCGCTCCGCGCTCGCCTGCCTCGCCGACTCGCGCCTCGCGCGCGAGGAGGAGGAGTTCCTGAGCTCGCGCCTCGGCGGGACGGCCAGACCGTTGACGCTGTTGGCCGGTGCTCCGTTGGAACGCAAGACCGGGCCGGGCTGGCGGGACGGACTGACCTCGACGGAGCTGTACAACGATGCGCGGCTCTACTCGTGGTACGCGCCACTCTGGAGCATGTTCCAGCCCGTGCAGGTCACGAACGTGTCCTATGCCCAGCTGGAGCGGCTGGCTCGCCGTGCCAACCTTCAGCACTTCTTTCCGTATGCCCGAGGCTCGGCGCCCTGGTTCCGCCTCTTGCCGGGCGATCCGCTCTACATCCCGATCAACTCCATGAGCATCACGGACCTGGAGCGGCTGGAGCAGGAGTTGGCGCGGTCATGTACCCGTCCCAGGCTCCTGCCGGCCCATTACGGACAGCCCATCCGCATCGACGGTTGA